The genome window ATCGTTACGGTTCGAGATTGGTTAGGGTAACTGAAGAATACACTTCTAAAACTTGTACAAAATGCGGTCATATTCATACAAATTTGGGCGGTTCTAAAGTCTTTAGATGCCCCAATTGTGGTTGTGAAATACCCCGTGACTTTAATGGTGCTTTGGGAATTTTTCTCAAAGCTTTGTGGGATACCACCATACTCTCAGACGTGTCTGATGAGTGTGCTATATTCAGATTTTCGCCGATTGTCGGGGATTGTCTGAATTAAAAGTATCAGGAACGGTTAGGGCAATGATGTCTTCATAACACAGGCGATCGGCTAAATCGTTGAGGGCGTGGGTGAGGTCAGGACGATCGGCCGGGATTTGTGCAATTAACTTGCGAATTTTCTTGATATTGAGTTCGATCGCGGCTTGATGCAACTGTTCTATCCAAGCTGTTGGCATTCCTGTCAAGTCAGAAGCAGTCAGAGGGCGAAGGGATGGGGAAGAAAGCGGCTTGTCCTCGACATAAACATAGCGAACCCCTAGATATTCTGCCATTTTGGCAAAGATAGTTTCAGTCCGAAAAGGTTTGCGTACAAAATCGTCAAACCCAGCAGCTATAGCAACTTGACGCTCTTCTTCAAAAGCGCTACCCGTCAAGGCAATAATAATAGGAAAAGGAACACCCATAGCTTGACTGCTAGCCTCGATCTGCTGGGTGGCAGCATATCCATCCATGACAGGCATCCGAATATCCATCCAAATGAGATGCGGTTGCCAACTTTGCCAAAGCGCGATCGCCTCTTGTCCGTTAATAGCTGTTTGCACCTCAAATCCGATCGGGATTAGTAATTCCACCAACAGTTGGCGATTTTCAAGTTTATCGTCAACAACTAGAATTCGATAGGTAATTTGTCCGTCAGCCAGTCCGACAATAGATCGTTCTTGTTTTGGTGATGCGATCGCCTTTGCAGCCAACTCCACTTGAATTTCAAACCGGAAAGTGCTGCCTTTGCCGGGAATACTCTCAACAGCAATCTCCCCTCCCATGAGTTGTACGAATTTCCGACTGATAGACAATCCCAGTCCGGTTCCCTCTTGAGAATGCTGTCCGGTTGCTGTTTGGACGAAGGGCTCGAACAGGCGATCTCGTTCCGAGGGAGCAATGCCGGCACCCGTGTCTGCTACGGTGAATTGGAGAGTGCCTTCTTCACCTCTTGTTACTCGTAGGGCGACACTTCCGGCTTGGGTAAACTTAATCGCATTACCGAGCAAATTGATTAACACCTGACGTAATTTAGCTTCATCGGTACGAACGAATTGAGGCACATCGCTCGATCGACTAAACTTAAGTTGCAAACCCTTCGATTCGGCTTTCAAACTGAGCATTTGTTGTAGCGTATCTAGCAGCGCGTAAAGGTCAAAATCCCTTGCTTGGAAAGTTATCCGTCCCGCTTCGATCTTGGACATTTCCAAGACATTGTTAATCAACGCCAGTAGGTGTTCGCCGCTGCGATTAATCGTGTCCAAATATCGCTGTTGCGTCTGCGGCGCGAGGTTGCTGATTCCAGCAGCATCGCTTGGCGATCGCAACATTAATTGAGTAAAACCGAGAATGGCATTGAGTGGAGTTCGCAACTCGTGACTCATGTTAGCCAAAAACTGACTCTTCGCCCGATCGGCCGCTTCAGCTTTAGCTTTAGCTTTCTCAGCTTCTTTCATGCTATCTGCCAATTGCGCCGTGCGCTGTTCGACAGCTTGGCTGAGGTTGCGTTCGCGGGCGCTGACTTCGTGGGCCATATCCTGAAAAGTGCGGGCCAGTTGTCCCGGTTCGTCGCCTCGTTGCGCCACTTTGGCAATTTCCGGCGCGTTAAATGCGCCCACTTGTTCTGCGGTAATGGGCCGCGCACTGACTTGATGAGCGATCGCAGTCAGTTGCTTCAGTGGTTGAATCACTCGCCGCTTCAACCACCTGTTAATCGATAACACAGCCACCGCAAACATCGCCATAAAAATGCTCATCACCGGCACCATATTCCGGCGGCTGTGGGCAAAAACTTCATCAGCAGGAACGTAAATCATTTGGGTGGCAACCACTTCATCTAACTTCCAGCCAAAGCCCGTTCGATCGCCGTAAATGGCAATTTGACCTTTGGGCGCATCGGCTGGCTTGCCGTGACATTGCAGGCAACTGGCTTCTTTCATTGCCAGGGGTCGGGCGATGTAAAATAGGGTCGATCCTGCGGTTTTTCGGT of Oscillatoria nigro-viridis PCC 7112 contains these proteins:
- a CDS encoding c-type heme family protein — translated: MLGRLKLGSQFTFLLALVFLAGILLSGLTLWNTLRHAAEEEITTRASILMETIDSARNYTIQRVSPLLQNSLDTKSTFLPEAIPAFAAREIFERFRYLPDYHGFFYKEAAPNPSNLRDRADRFETALVEQFRRQPDLSELSGYRKTAGSTLFYIARPLAMKEASCLQCHGKPADAPKGQIAIYGDRTGFGWKLDEVVATQMIYVPADEVFAHSRRNMVPVMSIFMAMFAVAVLSINRWLKRRVIQPLKQLTAIAHQVSARPITAEQVGAFNAPEIAKVAQRGDEPGQLARTFQDMAHEVSARERNLSQAVEQRTAQLADSMKEAEKAKAKAEAADRAKSQFLANMSHELRTPLNAILGFTQLMLRSPSDAAGISNLAPQTQQRYLDTINRSGEHLLALINNVLEMSKIEAGRITFQARDFDLYALLDTLQQMLSLKAESKGLQLKFSRSSDVPQFVRTDEAKLRQVLINLLGNAIKFTQAGSVALRVTRGEEGTLQFTVADTGAGIAPSERDRLFEPFVQTATGQHSQEGTGLGLSISRKFVQLMGGEIAVESIPGKGSTFRFEIQVELAAKAIASPKQERSIVGLADGQITYRILVVDDKLENRQLLVELLIPIGFEVQTAINGQEAIALWQSWQPHLIWMDIRMPVMDGYAATQQIEASSQAMGVPFPIIIALTGSAFEEERQVAIAAGFDDFVRKPFRTETIFAKMAEYLGVRYVYVEDKPLSSPSLRPLTASDLTGMPTAWIEQLHQAAIELNIKKIRKLIAQIPADRPDLTHALNDLADRLCYEDIIALTVPDTFNSDNPRQSAKI